One Halobaculum roseum DNA segment encodes these proteins:
- a CDS encoding UvrD-helicase domain-containing protein, with amino-acid sequence MARYRGRIDSLIIDEVQNVAEMQHAALAKLITSECHVLTAGDIRQSIYGFREAYPSIFERAAEDGR; translated from the coding sequence CTGGCGCGATACCGGGGACGCATCGATAGCTTGATTATCGACGAAGTACAAAATGTCGCCGAGATGCAACACGCGGCACTCGCCAAGTTGATCACCAGCGAGTGTCATGTGCTCACCGCTGGCGACATTCGACAGTCCATCTACGGCTTCCGTGAAGCATATCCCTCGATATTCGAGCGGGCCGCGGAGGACGGTCGGTAA